Proteins from one Triticum aestivum cultivar Chinese Spring chromosome 7A, IWGSC CS RefSeq v2.1, whole genome shotgun sequence genomic window:
- the LOC123154844 gene encoding uncharacterized protein — protein MLLCLGDLVQALHWLKTKWLSAPQRPTTERPIQENNPVALPLPISLCRPEMVRLGAAPVAERVLSTKASSSTQTLLYYDGKDTASSELIVTTTRNPIGRKPDDRA, from the exons ATGTTATTATGTTTAGGGGATTTAGTCCAGGCCCTCCACTGGCTCAAGACCAAGTGGCTCTCTGCTCCTCAACGCCCCACAACTGAGCGCCCAATCCAGGAAAACAACCCCGTTGCGCTGCCGCTCCCCATCTCTCTGTGTCGTCCCGAGATGGTCCGGCTGGGTGCCGCCCCGGTGGCCGAGCGTGTGCTGTCCACGAAAGCCAGCTCCTCCACCCAGACCCTTCTCTACTACGACGGCAAGGACACTGCTTCGTCGGAACTGATCGTGACGACCACGCGCAATCCAATTGGGAG AAAACCAGATGATCGAG CATAG